A stretch of Henckelia pumila isolate YLH828 chromosome 4, ASM3356847v2, whole genome shotgun sequence DNA encodes these proteins:
- the LOC140866712 gene encoding uncharacterized protein, with product MWEKKNDAQAVWFSLKKSFHCKSQPSDVYVPKTRKQLSSILTRKAGRSGCSRSIANLKDVIHGSKRHMEKPPSCSPRSIGSSEFLTPITHEVILSNSRCELKITGYGGCHDTFSGGGGGGGGSGGTFVGTLRPGTPGPGGQPTMHYFNPAFRNSVTPPRKTAANLLTEREGFGHGGSAHFPSYKRGSFDSNNTNYSGFGSCVTCHKCGEQFVNWEFLESHHLSKHAVTELLEGDSSRKIVEIICRSSWLKSENHCVRIERVLKVHNMQKTLSRFEEYRETVKFKASKLPKKHPRCLADGNELLRFYGTSLTCSLGMNGSSSLCISDRCSVCRIIRQGFSTNRELRGGVGVFTTSTSGRAFESIEMMEDNSSVRKALIVCRVIAGRVHRPLENIQEMAGQTGFDSLAGKVGLYSNIEELYLLNARALLPCFVVICKN from the exons ATGTGGGAGAAGAAGAATGATGCGCAGGCTGTTTGGTTTTCTTTAAAGAAATCTTTTCACTGCAAATCACAGCCGTCGGATGTGTACGTTCCGAAGACGAGGAAGCAATTGAGTTCGATTTTGACTAGGAAAGCCGGCAGGTCTGGTTGTTCCAGGTCTATCGCGAATCTGAAAGATGTGATTCATGGAAGCAAGAGGCACATGGAGAAGCCCCCAAGTTGTAGCCCAAGATCCATTGGGAGCAGTGAGTTTCTCACCCCAATCACCCACGAAGTCATTCTGAGTAACTCCAGATGTGAGCTTAAGATCACCGGTTATGGCGGATGTCACGACACTTTTAGCGGCGGaggaggcggcggcggcgggAGTGGCGGAACTTTTGTGGGCACTTTGAGGCCGGGGACACCAGGCCCTGGAGGTCAACCCACAATGCACTACTTTAATCCTGCGTTCAGGAATTCAGTGACTCCACCAAGAAAGACTGCTGCTAATCTTTTGACAGAAAGGGAAGGTTTTGGGCATGGCGGTTCTGCTCATTTTCCCTCTTACAAAAGGGGTTCTTTTGATAGTAATAATACCAATTATAGTGGATTTGGTTCTTGTGTTACTTGCCACAAGTGTGGAGAACAGTTTGTGAATTGGGAGTTTCTTGAATCACATCACCTCTCCAAGCATGCCg TGACAGAACTTCTGGAGGGTGATTCATCCAGGAAAATCGTAGAAATAATATGCAGATCAAGCTGGCTGAAATCCGAGAATCATTGTGTTAGGATCGAAAGGGTACTGAAAGTTCATAACATGCAGAAAACCCTGTCCAGATTTGAGGAATACAGGGAGACAGTGAAGTTTAAAGCCAGCAAGCTTCCCAAGAAACATCCACGTTGTTTAGCAGATGGCAACGAACTCTTGAGGTTCTATGGAACAAGTCTAACATGTTCTCTGGGCATGAATGGATCATCGAGCCTCTGCATCTCCGACAGATGCTCCGTCTGTCGGATCATTCGGCAGGGATTTTCGACGAATAGGGAGCTCAGAGGTGGCGTCGGAGTGTTCACGACGAGTACGAGTGGGAGAGCTTTCGAGTCGATAGAAATGATGGAGGATAATTCTTCCGTTAGAAAGGCGCTGATAGTGTGCAGGGTGATTGCGGGGAGGGTGCATCGGCCATTGGAGAACATCCAAGAAATGGCAGGGCAAACTGGGTTCGATTCTTTGGCGGGTAAAGTCGGTCTTTATTCGAATATTGAGGAGCTTTACTTGCTTAATGCTAGAGCTCTTCTTCCTTGTTTTGTGGTTATTTGCAAAAACTGA
- the LOC140894511 gene encoding putative anthocyanidin reductase — MEEENGLKTYCVTGATGYIGSWLVKSLLQRGFKVHATIRNLENASHFIKSWKGGDRLSLFKADLRDDGSFDEAVRGCAGVYHVAASMEFGVPATENLDSYIKNEIMDPAIKGVINILTSCLKTDTAKRIVFTSSVSTLTAKDSSGGWKPKVDESCQTPVKRVLETKANGWVYVLSKLLTEETAFQFAKENGIDLVSVITTTVGGSFLTPTVPGSIRVILSPVTGDPKLLPILEAVNSRMGSIALVHIVDICNAHMFLMEHPKAEGRYLCCTNSCAMSELVEHLSREWSCVETQRRFDKKQHHDSVPAEISSKKLRDLGFSYNYSIQEIIQHTVGICKDYGFLPVIYDP; from the exons ATGGAAGAAGAAAATGGATTGAAAACATACTGTGTGACCGGAGCGACAGGTTACATTGGATCTTGGCTCGTCAAATCTCTCCTCCAGAGAGGTTTCAAGGTTCACGCCACCATCAGAAATCTAG AGAATGCATCCCATTTTATCAAGTCGTGGAAAGGTGGGGATCGGTTGAGTCTCTTCAAGGCCGATTTACGAGATGACGGAAGTTTCGACGAGGCGGTACGAGGTTGTGCTGGTGTGTATCATGTAGCAGCATCAATGGAATTCGGGGTTCCAGCCACAGAAAATCTTG ACAGCTACATTAAGAATGAAATCATGGATCCTGCTATCAAAGGGGTGATAAACATTCTCACTTCTTGCTTGAAAACGGACACTGCCAAGAGAATCGTTTTTACATCGTCTGTGAGCACTTTGACTGCAAAAGACAGCTCCGGGGGATGGAAACCGAAAGTTGATGAATCGTGCCAGACGCCTGTCAAACGTGTCCTGGAAACTAAAGCCAATGGATGG GTATATGTTTTGTCGAAGCTTTTAACAGAAGAGACGGCGTTCCAGTTTGCAAAGGAGAATGGCATTGATCTGGTATCTGTCATAACAACTACTGTGGGCGGTTCATTTCTCACACCAACTGTTCCGGGAAGCATTCGAGTTATCTTGTCCCCGGTCACGG GTGATCCTAAGCTGCTCCCCATATTAGAAGCCGTGAACTCGAGAATGGGATCGATCGCATTAGTTCACATCGTCGACATATGCAATGCACATATGTTTCTCATGGAGCACCCCAAAGCCGAGGGTCGATACTTATGCTGCACAAATAGTTGTGCAATGTCTGAACTTGTCGAGCATCTAAGTCGCGAATGGTCTTGCGTGGAAACGCAGAGGAG GTTTGACAAGAAGCAGCATCATGATTCAGTCCCTGCTGAGATATCTTCCAAGAAGTTGAGAGATTTAGGATTTAGTTACAACTACAGCATTCAAGAAATTATCCAACACACTGTTGGAATTTGTAAAGACTACGGATTTTTACCAGTTATATATGATCCATGA
- the LOC140866348 gene encoding large ribosomal subunit protein uL24c produces the protein MVAMAALQSSFTSLNLSANSFLGQRFSPSFYPSLVKSTEQPGLIVSKVKRWERKECKTNSLPVLHKMHVKLGDTVKVISGKDKGKIGEVTSVIKHNSTILVKEINLKTKHIKGKGEEEPGKIIKIEAPIHSSNVMLYSKEKGVISRVGHKMLDDGKRVRYLIKTGEIIDSAENWKRAVKEREKETEEAAVSASA, from the exons ATGGTGGCAATGGCTGCTCTGCAGAGTTCCTTTACAAGTTTAAATCTTTCGGCGAACTCTTTCTTGGGCCAACGCTTTTCCCCCTCTTTCTACCCGTCACTG GTTAAATCTACAGAACAGCCAGGTCTAATAGTATCAAAG GTCAAGCGATGGGAGCGGAAAGAGTGCAAGACAAACAGCTTACCAGTGCTTCACAAGATGCACGTGAAACTCGGAGATACGGTAAAAGTAATATCTGGAAAAGATAAAGGTAAAATTGGTGAGGTTACTTCTGTTATTAAGCATAACAGCACTATTTTAGTGAAAGAAATTAACCTGAAGACAAAGCACATAAAAGGCAAGGGAGAGGAAGAACCAGGGAAGATAATTAAG ATCGAAGCACCTATTCACAGTTCGAATGTGATGCTTTACTCGAAAGAGAAGGGTGTGATAAGCCGGGTCGGTCATAAGATGCTTGATGATGGAAAGCGTGTCCGTTACCTCATAAAGACTGGAGAAATAATCGATAGTGCAGAGAATTGGAAAAGAGCCGTCAAAGAAAGAGAGAAAGAGACGGAAGAAGCTGCTGTTTCTGCTTCTGCGTAG